tactatatttaaaatacaaaagTGCATTTAGTATGTTGTGGCAATTATTTACCTGAACTGTTCATGACAATATATAGTATcaagctatttttttttggtaaTTTAAGTAATAactatgtaaatataattgtaaatttaaaataaataaaatatagtgtacaataaaataaatataaatgcacaattttaataaattataatattaatttttctttttcttttatataatatacatttttttttttatgtttttcacaaatttatttcctcttaaaaattaatagaaAGTACTTATTAGTtctattttgatttttatttttgcaaAATAATAGTGTATTGTCTTCATttgtttgtatatattttttagtttaaTTTCTTACTTGTTTTTTGTTGGGTatagctatttttatatttaatcatAAAATCACACATGTTTCGTCTCGCCaccatatatatgaatttaaGTAATAAGTTaacttttaatttattttttaataatattaatttttaatcattttcgatttatttttatatatataccaaaaattcaaatttcttttaaaataaaataaaataaaatggacAATTCACATTTAACCAGAAACagttatcaaaaaatagataACATAGACACTAAAGAAACATCAACTGTCGATAGAAAATGGGTTGCTCTTACAGCTTACCAACCAGTTGATGTTGTTACAAAGACTGTTGAAGTTCCAGTTATTAAGACTGTAGAAAAATTCGTTCCAAAAACTATTATtcaagaaaaaattatccaTGTCCCAAAAAATGTTACACATATAgttgaaaaaattgtagAAGTCCCAGaagttaaatatattgaaaaaatcgTTGAAGTTCCtcatattcattataaaaacaaatatgttCCAAAAATCGAAGTTGTAGAAAAAATTGTTGAACgccaaaaaattattgaaaaatgGCATGATAAAATTGTTGAAGTTCCTCAAATCAAAGAAGTTGTTAGatataaagaaattgaAGATACTGAAGAAGTAATCAAATATGTTCCAAAAGACTccaaaaacataaattggGAAGAAGagtacaaaaaatatacagaAGGAAAACCAGGAAGATTTagtttaaataatacatgccaacaaaaaatgaattcgTATAAccaattaaatgaaaatgcaTATGCTAGAAATTCATATAGCAGAAGTCttaatattatgaacaGCAAAAGTGCAAACGATCAAACTAATATGAGAAGTGAAGATTTTTCTCAAGTAAATTTCTTTAATCAATATAATGGAGAAAGCATGGATCAACACATTATGATGCCATCATCAAGCTTTAATATGAATGGAAGCTTCCAATTTAAAAGATTACCATCTGAAGAAGCTAAACCTGTTGGATGCTGTACTGGTGCATGCAGATAAATTATCCATTTTAGGAATCTGTGAGTTTTGTGAACAATACAGTTAACAAACACACTTTAAAACTAAATAATTAACATTtcttatgcatatatggaTCTGCTTTTACATATATCAATTTTTGTTCcgattttaatttaatacatCATAGTAAAATGAATACACAAGTAAgatatttttaactttatttttttgtttttttttgtataacaAAATGTATCCAACATTTTTACACAGATGAACACTACGaataaacaatattatgtacatatatatatgtgcatatatttgttttctgtttgttttatatttgttttatatttgtttggTTGGAGGtgaaatacaaaattttgttaattcCGCTACAACTATAATAATGTATACAGAAAAACATAATCCTTGTTTTggttaaaattgttatgcAACACATTTAATATAGTTTTCACCTCATTTTTCagtttaatttattataaaaaatggatataatTATGTGCATATCTGTTTAAGTACTATAATGAGAGAATGAAAGGCAAAATTGACAGTATTGTAACTGCAATATagaattgtttatatatgtcGACTAAAtggtatataattattatattttttcatccatactttctattttatttattgccTTCTCtctttttgtttctttttttgtaacaTTTATAATTCATTCTAACTATaaactttattttaattatatagcATCATTAGTGTACTATACTTATTTtgtgtatttaaaaatgttatgtGTAACACGATAAAACCggctttaaaaaatatacagtTTTAGATCTGTTTACATAGtagcatatgtatatacatataaaaattgggATAATGCGATTGTTCCCATCCTATTTATCTTTatcatatgaatatataatctATATTCCACAATGTGGAGCAAACAAAACATAACCGAGGTagtataaatgataataataatgagtTATCTAAACAGTGTTCGATGCTCATGGtccattaatatatata
This Plasmodium chabaudi chabaudi strain AS genome assembly, chromosome: 12 DNA region includes the following protein-coding sequences:
- a CDS encoding inner membrane complex protein 1c, putative (term=annotation;date=20140315;qualifier=removed_product=membrane skeletal protein, putative;qualifier=added_product=inner membrane complex protein 1c, putative;qualifier=added_gene_name=imc1c;qualifier=added_gene_synonym=alv5;qualifier=added_literature=pmid:15533999;qualifier=added_literature=pmid:18359944;curatorName=ucb@sanger.ac.uk;~term=annotation;date=20150824;qualifier=added_GO:0070258;qualifier=added_GO:0005737;qualifier=added_literature=pmid:25185663;curatorName=ucb@sanger.ac.uk;~;query 254-254;GPI_cleavage_site_score=0.76;~pfam_scan;Pfam:PF12314.4; E()=2.2E-28;score=98.3;query 59-152;description=IMCp;~pfam_scan;Pfam:PF12314.4; E()=8.5E-5;score=22.6;query 38-72;description=IMCp;~iprscan;InterPro:IPR022086 : Inner membrane complex protein;Pfam:PF12314; score=1.6E-4;query 38-71;description=Inner membrane complex protein;~iprscan;InterPro:IPR022086 : Inner membrane complex protein;Pfam:PF12314; score=2.0E-28;query 59-152;description=Inner membrane complex protein); translated protein: MDNSHLTRNSYQKIDNIDTKETSTVDRKWVALTAYQPVDVVTKTVEVPVIKTVEKFVPKTIIQEKIIHVPKNVTHIVEKIVEVPEVKYIEKIVEVPHIHYKNKYVPKIEVVEKIVERQKIIEKWHDKIVEVPQIKEVVRYKEIEDTEEVIKYVPKDSKNINWEEEYKKYTEGKPGRFSLNNTCQQKMNSYNQLNENAYARNSYSRSLNIMNSKSANDQTNMRSEDFSQVNFFNQYNGESMDQHIMMPSSSFNMNGSFQFKRLPSEEAKPVGCCTGACR